In Candidatus Binataceae bacterium, the following proteins share a genomic window:
- a CDS encoding helix-turn-helix domain-containing protein yields the protein MSSRNKLGLVLKSRRKALGLSQRALAAKLGVEASYVAFLESGRRKPSLSLAQRLARTLGVDRQELFLLVHPEAKSMFEPAPKPEDRSPAQSWQELISDKALLTRYEVTPLELRAMKQLSLLGYVLTQREFLTIVTVIRGTAVSKRGSRS from the coding sequence ATGAGCTCGCGAAATAAACTTGGTCTCGTGTTGAAGAGCCGGCGCAAGGCGCTCGGCCTGAGTCAGCGCGCCCTCGCCGCCAAGCTCGGCGTCGAAGCGAGCTACGTCGCATTCCTTGAGAGTGGACGCCGCAAGCCGTCGCTCAGCCTGGCCCAGCGCCTGGCACGCACGCTCGGGGTTGACCGCCAGGAACTGTTCCTGTTGGTTCATCCTGAAGCGAAGTCGATGTTCGAACCGGCGCCGAAGCCAGAGGATCGAAGCCCGGCGCAATCGTGGCAGGAACTGATCAGCGATAAGGCTCTGCTTACCCGCTACGAAGTGACGCCGCTCGAGCTCCGCGCGATGAAGCAGCTAAGCCTGCTCGGCTACGTGCTGACCCAGCGGGAGTTCCTCACAATCGTCACCGTGATTCGCGGCACCGCGGTCAGCAAGCGCGGGAGTCGCAGCTAG
- a CDS encoding FtsX-like permease family protein translates to MNASILVARNVSHHARRAVLTTLTFALATFIFTVLIAIPSSIDLILKKTSETMRLYSYNADGRYLGLPSRYCGDIERLPGVAGCTPMVILRAKYQSESEIIQAYAVDAERTPIMYPDYGIAPNVLKDFANNRMAAIAGRLLIRNHKWKIGDVITLRGDANRLRIRFVLVGETPSNNYPNFFMFRRDYLVEAEKAIGIPEVKHPAGLLVTRVKSADDVARVIREIDENFHNSDFETVTMTESDAISGLLSTVGDIRTIVYSIFFIILVTILLIAANAMAMMVRERLRDVAVMRALGFGPGYVTSLLLAECLAIGAIGGVIGGMGAYWLFGSGATIAAIIGNAGELTVTAGIVAAALSVSLVVSLLSGIWPILGTIRITPADAFRRAI, encoded by the coding sequence GTGAACGCATCGATCCTGGTAGCGAGAAACGTAAGTCATCACGCGCGGCGTGCGGTGTTAACTACACTGACGTTTGCGCTTGCGACTTTCATATTCACGGTACTGATCGCGATCCCGTCGTCGATCGATTTGATACTCAAAAAGACATCCGAGACGATGCGCCTATATTCCTACAATGCTGACGGGCGCTACCTGGGATTGCCGTCGCGCTATTGCGGCGATATCGAACGGTTGCCAGGCGTCGCGGGCTGTACGCCGATGGTCATACTTCGCGCCAAGTACCAGAGCGAAAGTGAGATCATCCAGGCTTACGCGGTCGATGCGGAGCGCACGCCGATCATGTACCCGGATTATGGAATCGCGCCGAATGTTCTGAAGGACTTTGCGAATAATCGGATGGCGGCGATTGCCGGCCGGCTTCTGATCCGTAATCACAAGTGGAAAATCGGCGATGTAATCACCCTTCGTGGCGATGCCAACCGGCTCAGGATTCGCTTCGTGCTGGTCGGCGAAACGCCATCGAATAACTATCCAAACTTTTTCATGTTCCGGCGTGATTATCTGGTCGAAGCTGAAAAGGCGATTGGTATTCCCGAAGTAAAGCATCCGGCGGGTCTGCTGGTAACGCGGGTCAAGAGCGCCGACGACGTTGCGCGCGTGATACGCGAGATCGACGAGAATTTCCACAACTCGGATTTCGAAACGGTGACGATGACGGAGAGCGACGCCATTTCCGGGCTGCTATCCACCGTCGGCGATATCCGCACGATAGTCTACAGCATCTTCTTCATCATCCTTGTGACTATTCTGCTGATCGCCGCGAATGCGATGGCGATGATGGTGCGGGAGCGCTTGCGCGATGTCGCGGTGATGCGCGCGCTGGGGTTTGGCCCCGGCTACGTGACGTCGCTGCTGCTCGCCGAATGCCTGGCGATCGGCGCCATCGGCGGAGTGATCGGCGGCATGGGCGCGTACTGGCTTTTCGGCAGTGGCGCAACGATCGCAGCGATCATTGGCAACGCCGGTGAGCTTACGGTGACGGCGGGAATCGTTGCGGCCGCTTTGAGCGTCTCGCTGGTCGTCAGTCTCTTGAGCGGAATATGGCCGATTCTCGGAACGATCAGAATAACGCCTGCTGACGCTTTCAGGCGCGCAATATGA
- a CDS encoding fatty acid desaturase family protein, producing the protein MNVKAMPIGEQQELRDDSKVEIPVRLTKEELIELSQVSGLRGFVHIAAEWMMIFGAIYLSQRFWHPALYILAIAFIGARQHALMILMHEGVHRRLFRNRTLNDWVSEIFLAWPNLISARAYRRNHFAHHRYLNTPQDPDWARRQGDPAWVFPKKWRALFSLMLHDLSGFNALRLLALMRSLMTTDTGVSKSFIAMRYAFYTAVVAAMIWAGVTKLFLIYWVIPLFTWLLFIFRIRSIAEHSAIEGRTPAYAQTRTALLTMLERIFFAPKNVSYHLEHHFFPSVPFYRLPALHEVLKAKPGFADSAHITRSYVGVLRECAGADRSLAFDGERAPCGLTMEPAADGASI; encoded by the coding sequence ATGAACGTCAAAGCAATGCCTATTGGTGAACAACAAGAGCTTCGTGATGATTCCAAGGTCGAAATCCCCGTCAGATTGACCAAGGAAGAGTTAATTGAACTTTCGCAAGTAAGTGGACTTCGGGGATTCGTCCACATCGCGGCTGAATGGATGATGATCTTCGGCGCAATCTATCTTAGCCAGCGATTCTGGCATCCGGCTCTATACATCCTCGCAATCGCATTCATCGGCGCGCGCCAGCATGCACTGATGATCCTGATGCACGAAGGAGTGCATCGCAGGCTGTTCCGCAACCGCACGCTGAACGACTGGGTATCCGAAATATTCCTGGCGTGGCCGAACTTGATTTCGGCGCGCGCGTATCGCCGCAACCATTTCGCGCACCATCGCTACTTGAATACTCCCCAGGATCCTGACTGGGCGCGCCGCCAGGGCGATCCGGCGTGGGTCTTTCCCAAGAAGTGGCGCGCGCTGTTTTCGCTAATGCTTCACGATCTCTCGGGTTTCAACGCGCTGCGCCTTCTCGCACTGATGCGCAGCCTGATGACGACTGACACCGGCGTATCGAAATCGTTTATCGCGATGCGCTATGCGTTCTACACCGCTGTTGTCGCCGCGATGATCTGGGCGGGAGTTACCAAGCTCTTTCTGATCTACTGGGTTATTCCCCTTTTCACGTGGTTACTGTTTATTTTCCGGATCCGCAGCATCGCGGAGCATTCCGCGATCGAAGGCAGGACACCGGCCTACGCTCAGACTCGCACTGCCCTGCTGACCATGCTCGAGCGGATCTTCTTCGCGCCCAAGAACGTCAGCTATCACCTCGAGCATCACTTTTTCCCCAGCGTGCCGTTCTATCGCCTGCCCGCTCTGCACGAGGTGCTCAAGGCCAAGCCCGGTTTCGCCGATTCTGCGCATATCACCCGTAGCTATGTGGGCGTGCTGCGCGAGTGCGCCGGCGCCGACCGGTCGCTTGCATTCGACGGCGAGCGAGCGCCCTGCGGCCTCACGATGGAACCGGCTGCCGACGGAGCATCGATATGA
- a CDS encoding ABC transporter permease: MRDANRPSVRATPASQLIPLKYNLRSLVVRKTTSLMTAAGVAMVVMIVVLLLSLVGGLRASLELAVEPHNWMVLSRGTSSEVESYIPREQYDVLRTRKEIATDASGAALISPEMVASFNAAVRRPAQQFQPAYLRGVYPIAYLVHKNLKLTAGRWPAPGREEMAIGRKQAERFPELGIGSTFRYGRRNWTIVGVFSDHGSARESEFWTDLDVLEQDARFENAYSSIHVVLNPGMQDSFRDALSKNVQLTVDLMSERDFYASQAVLADHLRSLVMIVALIVGIGATFGGMNTMYAAVAHRSREVGVLRALGFKRSQVLTSFLVESVIIALAGGLAGIVAALAVSIATALGDRQLRVGAILFSSHFSWMIFVEGILTAIAIGIAGGILPAWRAGRIGVIDSLREA; encoded by the coding sequence ATGAGAGATGCTAACCGCCCGTCAGTTCGTGCGACGCCGGCTTCCCAGTTGATACCGCTCAAGTACAACCTGCGCAGCCTCGTGGTCAGGAAGACCACCTCGTTGATGACGGCGGCCGGCGTCGCGATGGTCGTGATGATCGTCGTGCTGCTGCTCAGCCTGGTCGGCGGTCTGCGCGCGAGCCTCGAGCTTGCGGTCGAGCCTCACAACTGGATGGTGCTGAGCCGCGGCACCAGCTCGGAGGTCGAAAGCTATATTCCTCGCGAGCAATACGATGTCCTCAGAACGCGGAAGGAAATCGCAACTGATGCCTCCGGCGCGGCGCTGATATCGCCGGAAATGGTGGCCTCGTTTAACGCGGCCGTGCGCCGTCCGGCGCAGCAGTTCCAGCCCGCGTATCTGCGCGGTGTGTATCCAATTGCCTACCTGGTGCACAAAAATCTCAAGCTGACCGCCGGGCGCTGGCCCGCCCCCGGGCGTGAGGAAATGGCTATCGGGCGCAAGCAGGCTGAGCGCTTCCCCGAACTGGGTATCGGCAGCACCTTCAGATACGGCCGGCGCAATTGGACGATCGTCGGAGTCTTTTCCGACCACGGCAGCGCCCGCGAGAGCGAATTCTGGACCGATCTCGATGTACTGGAACAGGATGCCAGGTTCGAGAATGCCTATTCCTCGATTCATGTAGTGCTGAATCCCGGGATGCAGGATAGCTTCCGTGACGCGCTCAGTAAGAACGTGCAATTGACCGTTGACCTGATGAGCGAGCGCGATTTCTACGCATCGCAGGCCGTGCTCGCGGATCACCTGAGATCGCTGGTGATGATAGTAGCGCTGATCGTCGGGATCGGTGCGACGTTCGGCGGCATGAATACGATGTATGCGGCGGTTGCGCATCGGAGCCGCGAGGTTGGCGTGCTGCGCGCGCTGGGTTTCAAGCGCTCACAGGTGCTGACCAGCTTCCTCGTCGAAAGCGTGATCATTGCGCTCGCGGGAGGGCTCGCGGGTATCGTCGCGGCACTGGCGGTGTCGATTGCGACCGCGCTCGGCGATCGGCAACTGCGTGTCGGTGCGATTTTGTTTTCATCGCACTTCAGCTGGATGATTTTCGTCGAAGGCATCCTGACTGCGATCGCAATTGGAATCGCCGGAGGGATTCTTCCAGCTTGGCGCGCCGGCCGTATCGGCGTTATCGACTCGCTGCGTGAGGCTTGA